One segment of Manihot esculenta cultivar AM560-2 chromosome 4, M.esculenta_v8, whole genome shotgun sequence DNA contains the following:
- the LOC110613461 gene encoding ubiquitin C-terminal hydrolase 13 isoform X5 — MTVMTPAPIDQQQDDDEMLVPHSDLADNHQPMEVVAQPEAANSVENQPPEDPPSRFTWKIENFTRLNTRKHYSDIFVVGDYKWRVLIFPKGNNVDFLSMYLDVADSANLPYGWSRYAQFSLAVVNQINPKYTIRKDTQHQFNARESDWGFTSFTPLSELYDPSRGYIVNDTLIVEAEVLIRRVVDYWTYDSKKETGYVGLKNQGATCYMNSLLQTLYHFPYFRKAVYHMPTTENDMPSASIPLALQSLFYKLQYSDSSVATKELTKSFGWDTYDSFMQHDVQELNRVLCEKLEDKMKGTVVEGTIQQLFEGHHMNYIECINVDYKSTRKESFYDLQLDVKGCCDVYASFDKYVEVERLEGDNKYHAEQYGLQLKRFEYDFMRDTMVKINDRYEFPLQLDLDRENGKYLSPDADRSVRNLYTLHSVLVHSGGVHGGHYYAFIRPTLSAQWYKFDDERVTKEDMKRALEEQYGGEEELPPTNPGFNNTPFKFTKYSNAYMLVYIRESDKDKIICNVDEKDIAEHLKERLKKEQEEKEHKKKEKAEAHLYTIIKVARDEDLAKQIGKDIYFDLVDHDKVSSFRIQKQMPFHLFKEEVAKEFGVSVQFQRFWLWAKRQNHTYRPNRPLTLLEENQSVNNVGQLREASNKVHNAELKLFLEVELGPDLCPKAPPYKTKEDILLFFKLYDPEKEELRYVGRLFVKTNGKPTEILTKLNEMAGYAPDEEIELYEEIKFEPSVMCEPIDKKSTFRASQLEDGDIICFQKSPLVETDEQFRCTDVPTFLEYVHNRQVVHFRSLENPKEDDFCLELSKLHTYDDVVERVAQHIGLDDPSKIRMTSHNCYSQQPKPQPIKYRGVDHLSDMLVHYNQISDILYYEVLDIPLPELQGLKTLKVAFHHANRDEVVIHTIRLPKQSTVADVINDLKTKVELSHPNAELRLLEVFYHKIYKIFPPSEKIENINDQYWTLRAEEIPEEEKNLGPNDRLIHVYHFTKETAQNQMQIQNFGEPFFFVIHEGETLAEIKTRIQKKLQVPDEEFSKWKFAFLSLGRPEYLQDSDIVSSRFQRRDVYGAWEQYLGLEHSDSAPKRAYTTNQNRHTFEKPVKIYN; from the exons ATGACAGTCATGACTCCTGCCCCTATCGAT CAGCAGCAAGATGATGATGAGATGCTGGTGCCACACTCGGATTTGGCTGACAATCACCAACCCATGGAGG TTGTTGCACAACCTGAAGCTGCCAATAGTGTGGAGAACCAACCACCGGAAGATCCTCCTTCAAGATTCACATGGAAAATTGAGAACTTTACAAGATTGAATACAAGGAAGCACTATTCAGATATTTTTGTTGTTGGTGATTATAAATG GCGTGTGCTTATTTTTCCAAAAGGGAACAATGTGGACTTTTTGTCAATGTACCTAGATGTTGCTGATTCAGCTAATTTGCCTTATGGGTGGAGCAGATATGCACAGTTTAGTTTGGCAGtggttaatcaaatcaatcccAAGTATACAATTAGAAAAG ATACACAACACCAGTTCAATGCACGAGAAAGTGATTGGGGTTTCACATCCTTCACTCCTCTTAGTGAACTATATGATCCTAGCAGAGGATATATTGTGAATGATACTCTAATAGTTGAAGCTGAGGTTCTTATTAGAAGGGTTGTGGATTATTGGACATATGATTCAAAAAAGGAAACTGGTTATGTTGGACTCAAGAACCAAGGTGCAACATGTTACATGAACTCTCTCCTTCAAACTTTGTATCATTTTCCTTACTTCAGGAAG GCCGTGTATCATATGCCTACAACTGAGAATGATATGCCTTCTGCAAGTATCCCTTTGGCTCTACAGAGCTTATTTTACAAGCTTCAGTACAGTGACAGCAGTGTTGCAACAAAAGAACTAACTAAATCCTTTGGATGGGATACATATGATTCTTTTATGCAGCATGATGTGCAAGAACTTAATAGAGTTCTATGTGAAAAACTTGAAGACAAAATGAAG GGAACTGTTGTGGAGGGCACCATACAGCAATTATTTGAGGGTCACCATATGAACTACATTGAATGCATCAATGTGGATTACAAATCTACAAGGAAGGAATCATTTTATG ACCTTCAGCTTGATGTAAAAGGCTGTTGTGATGTTTATGCTTCTTTTGATAAATATGTAGAAGTTGAACGTCTTGAGGGTGATAATAAATATCATGCTGAACAATATGGGTTGCAG CTAAAACGATTTGAGTATGATTTTATGCGGGACACAATGGTAAAG ATTAATGATCGTTATGAATTCCCCTTGCAACTTGACCTTGATCGAGAGAATGGCAAATATTTATCACCTGATGCTGATAGGAGCGTTCGCAACTTATACACTCTTCACAG TGTTCTGGTTCACAGTGGTGGAGTACACGGTGGACATTATTATGCTTTTATCAGGCCAACACTTTCTGCTCAATG GTATAAATTTGATGATGAAAGGGTAACAAAAGAAGATATGAAGAGGGCATTAGAGGAGCAGTATGGTGGAGAAGAAGAA TTGCCACCAACAAATCCTGGATTTAACAACACTCCCTTTAAGTTTACCAAATATTCTAATGCGTACATGCTGGTATATATACGGGAAAGTGACAAGGACAAGATAATATGTAATGTAGATGAGAAGGATATTGCTGAACATCTTAAG GAGAGATTGAAGAAAGAACAGGAAGAGAAAGAGcacaagaagaaagaaaaggcaGAGGCACACCTGTACACTATAATAAAG GTTGCACGAGATGAGGACCTTGCAAAGCAGATTGGAAAAGATATATATTTTGATCTTGTGGATCATGACAAAGTCAGTAGTTTTCGAATTCAAAAGCAGATGCCTTTCCATCTTTTTAAG GAAGAAGTTGCTAAAGAGTTTGGTGTATCCGTACAATTTCAACGCTTTTGGCTGTGGGCCAAACGTCAAAACCATACATATCGTCCTAATCGGCCATTAACACTTTTGGAGGAAAACCAATCTGTAAATAAT GTTGGACAGTTGAGGGAAGCCTCAAATAAGGTTCATAATGCTGAACTTAAGTTGTTCTTGGAAGTAGAACTTGGGCCG GATTTATGTCCCAAAGCTCCACCTTACAAGACAAAGGAAGATATATTGCTTTTTTTCAAGCTTTATGATCCTGAAAAAGAAGAGCTACG TTATGTTGGTAGGCTTTTTGTAAAGACTAATGGTAAGCCAACAGAAATATTGACAAAATTAAATGAGATGGCTGGCTATGCTCCTGATGAAGAGATTGAACTTTATGAG GAAATTAAGTTTGAGCCCAGTGTAATGTGTGAACCAATTGACAAGAAATCAACATTTCGAGCTAGTCAG CTTGAAGATGGAGACATTATTTGCTTTCAGAAATCTCCCTTGGTTGAAACTGATGAACAGTTCCGCTGTACTGATGTTCCAACATTTTTGGAATATGTGCATAATCGCCAA GTAGTTCACTTTCGGTCTCTAGAAAATCCCAAGGAAGATGATTTCTGTCTGGAGTT GTCAAAGCTTCATACTTATGATGATGTTGTTGAAAGAGTGGCTCAGCACATTGGGTTAGATGATCCATCGAAAATAAGAATGACATCTCACAACTGTTACTCTCAGCAACCCAAACCCCAGCCTATTAAGTACAGGGGGGTTGACCATTTGTCTGATATGCTGGTCCACTACAATCAG ATTTCTGACATATTGTACTATGAAGTATTAGACATCCCTCTGCCAGAACTACAAGGTTTGAAAACTCTGAAAGTAGCATTTCATCACGCCAACAGGGATGAA GTGGTTATTCATACAATTAGATTACCAAAACAGAGCACTGTGGCAGATGTAATTAACGATCTGAAAACAAAG GTGGAGTTATCTCATCCAAATGCGGAACTCAGATTACTTGAAGTTTTCTATCACAAGATTTACAAG ATTTTTCCACCCAGTGAGAAGATTGAGAACATAAATGATCAATATTGGACTTTAAGGGCAGAAGAG ATCCCAGAAGAGGAGAAGAATCTTGGTCCCAATGATCGCCTCATTCATGTATACCATTTTACAAAAGAGACAGCTCAGAATCAGATG CAAATTCAGAACTTTGGTGAACCTTTTTTCTTTGTAATACATGAAGGGGAGACATTGGCAGAAATAAAAACGCGTATACAGAAAAAACTGCAAGTTCCAGATGAGGAGTTCTCTAAG TGGAAATTTGCATTTCTTTCTCTTGGTCGTCCGGAGTACCTTCAGGACTCTGATATTGTGTCCAGCCGTTTCCAG
- the LOC110613461 gene encoding ubiquitin C-terminal hydrolase 13 isoform X6, with protein MTVMTPAPIDQQQDDDEMLVPHSDLADNHQPMEVVAQPEAANSVENQPPEDPPSRFTWKIENFTRLNTRKHYSDIFVVGDYKWRVLIFPKGNNVDFLSMYLDVADSANLPYGWSRYAQFSLAVVNQINPKYTIRKDTQHQFNARESDWGFTSFTPLSELYDPSRGYIVNDTLIVEAEVLIRRVVDYWTYDSKKETGYVGLKNQGATCYMNSLLQTLYHFPYFRKAVYHMPTTENDMPSASIPLALQSLFYKLQYSDSSVATKELTKSFGWDTYDSFMQHDVQELNRVLCEKLEDKMKGTVVEGTIQQLFEGHHMNYIECINVDYKSTRKESFYEVERLEGDNKYHAEQYGLQDAKKGVLFTDFPPVLQLQLKRFEYDFMRDTMVKINDRYEFPLQLDLDRENGKYLSPDADRSVRNLYTLHSVLVHSGGVHGGHYYAFIRPTLSAQWYKFDDERVTKEDMKRALEEQYGGEEELPPTNPGFNNTPFKFTKYSNAYMLVYIRESDKDKIICNVDEKDIAEHLKERLKKEQEEKEHKKKEKAEAHLYTIIKVARDEDLAKQIGKDIYFDLVDHDKVSSFRIQKQMPFHLFKEEVAKEFGVSVQFQRFWLWAKRQNHTYRPNRPLTLLEENQSVNNVGQLREASNKVHNAELKLFLEVELGPDLCPKAPPYKTKEDILLFFKLYDPEKEELRYVGRLFVKTNGKPTEILTKLNEMAGYAPDEEIELYEEIKFEPSVMCEPIDKKSTFRASQLEDGDIICFQKSPLVETDEQFRCTDVPTFLEYVHNRQVVHFRSLENPKEDDFCLELSKLHTYDDVVERVAQHIGLDDPSKIRMTSHNCYSQQPKPQPIKYRGVDHLSDMLVHYNQISDILYYEVLDIPLPELQGLKTLKVAFHHANRDEVVIHTIRLPKQSTVADVINDLKTKVELSHPNAELRLLEVFYHKIYKIFPPSEKIENINDQYWTLRAEEIPEEEKNLGPNDRLIHVYHFTKETAQNQMQIQNFGEPFFFVIHEGETLAEIKTRIQKKLQVPDEEFSKWKFAFLSLGRPEYLQDSDIVSSRFQRRDVYGAWEQYLGLEHSDSAPKRAYTTNQNRHTFEKPVKIYN; from the exons ATGACAGTCATGACTCCTGCCCCTATCGAT CAGCAGCAAGATGATGATGAGATGCTGGTGCCACACTCGGATTTGGCTGACAATCACCAACCCATGGAGG TTGTTGCACAACCTGAAGCTGCCAATAGTGTGGAGAACCAACCACCGGAAGATCCTCCTTCAAGATTCACATGGAAAATTGAGAACTTTACAAGATTGAATACAAGGAAGCACTATTCAGATATTTTTGTTGTTGGTGATTATAAATG GCGTGTGCTTATTTTTCCAAAAGGGAACAATGTGGACTTTTTGTCAATGTACCTAGATGTTGCTGATTCAGCTAATTTGCCTTATGGGTGGAGCAGATATGCACAGTTTAGTTTGGCAGtggttaatcaaatcaatcccAAGTATACAATTAGAAAAG ATACACAACACCAGTTCAATGCACGAGAAAGTGATTGGGGTTTCACATCCTTCACTCCTCTTAGTGAACTATATGATCCTAGCAGAGGATATATTGTGAATGATACTCTAATAGTTGAAGCTGAGGTTCTTATTAGAAGGGTTGTGGATTATTGGACATATGATTCAAAAAAGGAAACTGGTTATGTTGGACTCAAGAACCAAGGTGCAACATGTTACATGAACTCTCTCCTTCAAACTTTGTATCATTTTCCTTACTTCAGGAAG GCCGTGTATCATATGCCTACAACTGAGAATGATATGCCTTCTGCAAGTATCCCTTTGGCTCTACAGAGCTTATTTTACAAGCTTCAGTACAGTGACAGCAGTGTTGCAACAAAAGAACTAACTAAATCCTTTGGATGGGATACATATGATTCTTTTATGCAGCATGATGTGCAAGAACTTAATAGAGTTCTATGTGAAAAACTTGAAGACAAAATGAAG GGAACTGTTGTGGAGGGCACCATACAGCAATTATTTGAGGGTCACCATATGAACTACATTGAATGCATCAATGTGGATTACAAATCTACAAGGAAGGAATCATTTTATG AAGTTGAACGTCTTGAGGGTGATAATAAATATCATGCTGAACAATATGGGTTGCAG GATGCTAAGAAAGGTGTGTTATTTACTGACTTCCCCCCTGTCCTTCAACTTCAGCTAAAACGATTTGAGTATGATTTTATGCGGGACACAATGGTAAAG ATTAATGATCGTTATGAATTCCCCTTGCAACTTGACCTTGATCGAGAGAATGGCAAATATTTATCACCTGATGCTGATAGGAGCGTTCGCAACTTATACACTCTTCACAG TGTTCTGGTTCACAGTGGTGGAGTACACGGTGGACATTATTATGCTTTTATCAGGCCAACACTTTCTGCTCAATG GTATAAATTTGATGATGAAAGGGTAACAAAAGAAGATATGAAGAGGGCATTAGAGGAGCAGTATGGTGGAGAAGAAGAA TTGCCACCAACAAATCCTGGATTTAACAACACTCCCTTTAAGTTTACCAAATATTCTAATGCGTACATGCTGGTATATATACGGGAAAGTGACAAGGACAAGATAATATGTAATGTAGATGAGAAGGATATTGCTGAACATCTTAAG GAGAGATTGAAGAAAGAACAGGAAGAGAAAGAGcacaagaagaaagaaaaggcaGAGGCACACCTGTACACTATAATAAAG GTTGCACGAGATGAGGACCTTGCAAAGCAGATTGGAAAAGATATATATTTTGATCTTGTGGATCATGACAAAGTCAGTAGTTTTCGAATTCAAAAGCAGATGCCTTTCCATCTTTTTAAG GAAGAAGTTGCTAAAGAGTTTGGTGTATCCGTACAATTTCAACGCTTTTGGCTGTGGGCCAAACGTCAAAACCATACATATCGTCCTAATCGGCCATTAACACTTTTGGAGGAAAACCAATCTGTAAATAAT GTTGGACAGTTGAGGGAAGCCTCAAATAAGGTTCATAATGCTGAACTTAAGTTGTTCTTGGAAGTAGAACTTGGGCCG GATTTATGTCCCAAAGCTCCACCTTACAAGACAAAGGAAGATATATTGCTTTTTTTCAAGCTTTATGATCCTGAAAAAGAAGAGCTACG TTATGTTGGTAGGCTTTTTGTAAAGACTAATGGTAAGCCAACAGAAATATTGACAAAATTAAATGAGATGGCTGGCTATGCTCCTGATGAAGAGATTGAACTTTATGAG GAAATTAAGTTTGAGCCCAGTGTAATGTGTGAACCAATTGACAAGAAATCAACATTTCGAGCTAGTCAG CTTGAAGATGGAGACATTATTTGCTTTCAGAAATCTCCCTTGGTTGAAACTGATGAACAGTTCCGCTGTACTGATGTTCCAACATTTTTGGAATATGTGCATAATCGCCAA GTAGTTCACTTTCGGTCTCTAGAAAATCCCAAGGAAGATGATTTCTGTCTGGAGTT GTCAAAGCTTCATACTTATGATGATGTTGTTGAAAGAGTGGCTCAGCACATTGGGTTAGATGATCCATCGAAAATAAGAATGACATCTCACAACTGTTACTCTCAGCAACCCAAACCCCAGCCTATTAAGTACAGGGGGGTTGACCATTTGTCTGATATGCTGGTCCACTACAATCAG ATTTCTGACATATTGTACTATGAAGTATTAGACATCCCTCTGCCAGAACTACAAGGTTTGAAAACTCTGAAAGTAGCATTTCATCACGCCAACAGGGATGAA GTGGTTATTCATACAATTAGATTACCAAAACAGAGCACTGTGGCAGATGTAATTAACGATCTGAAAACAAAG GTGGAGTTATCTCATCCAAATGCGGAACTCAGATTACTTGAAGTTTTCTATCACAAGATTTACAAG ATTTTTCCACCCAGTGAGAAGATTGAGAACATAAATGATCAATATTGGACTTTAAGGGCAGAAGAG ATCCCAGAAGAGGAGAAGAATCTTGGTCCCAATGATCGCCTCATTCATGTATACCATTTTACAAAAGAGACAGCTCAGAATCAGATG CAAATTCAGAACTTTGGTGAACCTTTTTTCTTTGTAATACATGAAGGGGAGACATTGGCAGAAATAAAAACGCGTATACAGAAAAAACTGCAAGTTCCAGATGAGGAGTTCTCTAAG TGGAAATTTGCATTTCTTTCTCTTGGTCGTCCGGAGTACCTTCAGGACTCTGATATTGTGTCCAGCCGTTTCCAG
- the LOC110613461 gene encoding ubiquitin C-terminal hydrolase 13 isoform X8, with product MIQKRKLVMLDSRTKAVYHMPTTENDMPSASIPLALQSLFYKLQYSDSSVATKELTKSFGWDTYDSFMQHDVQELNRVLCEKLEDKMKGTVVEGTIQQLFEGHHMNYIECINVDYKSTRKESFYDLQLDVKGCCDVYASFDKYVEVERLEGDNKYHAEQYGLQDAKKGVLFTDFPPVLQLQLKRFEYDFMRDTMVKINDRYEFPLQLDLDRENGKYLSPDADRSVRNLYTLHSVLVHSGGVHGGHYYAFIRPTLSAQWYKFDDERVTKEDMKRALEEQYGGEEELPPTNPGFNNTPFKFTKYSNAYMLVYIRESDKDKIICNVDEKDIAEHLKERLKKEQEEKEHKKKEKAEAHLYTIIKVARDEDLAKQIGKDIYFDLVDHDKVSSFRIQKQMPFHLFKEEVAKEFGVSVQFQRFWLWAKRQNHTYRPNRPLTLLEENQSVNNVGQLREASNKVHNAELKLFLEVELGPDLCPKAPPYKTKEDILLFFKLYDPEKEELRYVGRLFVKTNGKPTEILTKLNEMAGYAPDEEIELYEEIKFEPSVMCEPIDKKSTFRASQLEDGDIICFQKSPLVETDEQFRCTDVPTFLEYVHNRQVVHFRSLENPKEDDFCLELSKLHTYDDVVERVAQHIGLDDPSKIRMTSHNCYSQQPKPQPIKYRGVDHLSDMLVHYNQISDILYYEVLDIPLPELQGLKTLKVAFHHANRDEVVIHTIRLPKQSTVADVINDLKTKVELSHPNAELRLLEVFYHKIYKIFPPSEKIENINDQYWTLRAEEIPEEEKNLGPNDRLIHVYHFTKETAQNQMQIQNFGEPFFFVIHEGETLAEIKTRIQKKLQVPDEEFSKWKFAFLSLGRPEYLQDSDIVSSRFQRRDVYGAWEQYLGLEHSDSAPKRAYTTNQNRHTFEKPVKIYN from the exons ATGATTCAAAAAAGGAAACTGGTTATGTTGGACTCAAGAACCAAG GCCGTGTATCATATGCCTACAACTGAGAATGATATGCCTTCTGCAAGTATCCCTTTGGCTCTACAGAGCTTATTTTACAAGCTTCAGTACAGTGACAGCAGTGTTGCAACAAAAGAACTAACTAAATCCTTTGGATGGGATACATATGATTCTTTTATGCAGCATGATGTGCAAGAACTTAATAGAGTTCTATGTGAAAAACTTGAAGACAAAATGAAG GGAACTGTTGTGGAGGGCACCATACAGCAATTATTTGAGGGTCACCATATGAACTACATTGAATGCATCAATGTGGATTACAAATCTACAAGGAAGGAATCATTTTATG ACCTTCAGCTTGATGTAAAAGGCTGTTGTGATGTTTATGCTTCTTTTGATAAATATGTAGAAGTTGAACGTCTTGAGGGTGATAATAAATATCATGCTGAACAATATGGGTTGCAG GATGCTAAGAAAGGTGTGTTATTTACTGACTTCCCCCCTGTCCTTCAACTTCAGCTAAAACGATTTGAGTATGATTTTATGCGGGACACAATGGTAAAG ATTAATGATCGTTATGAATTCCCCTTGCAACTTGACCTTGATCGAGAGAATGGCAAATATTTATCACCTGATGCTGATAGGAGCGTTCGCAACTTATACACTCTTCACAG TGTTCTGGTTCACAGTGGTGGAGTACACGGTGGACATTATTATGCTTTTATCAGGCCAACACTTTCTGCTCAATG GTATAAATTTGATGATGAAAGGGTAACAAAAGAAGATATGAAGAGGGCATTAGAGGAGCAGTATGGTGGAGAAGAAGAA TTGCCACCAACAAATCCTGGATTTAACAACACTCCCTTTAAGTTTACCAAATATTCTAATGCGTACATGCTGGTATATATACGGGAAAGTGACAAGGACAAGATAATATGTAATGTAGATGAGAAGGATATTGCTGAACATCTTAAG GAGAGATTGAAGAAAGAACAGGAAGAGAAAGAGcacaagaagaaagaaaaggcaGAGGCACACCTGTACACTATAATAAAG GTTGCACGAGATGAGGACCTTGCAAAGCAGATTGGAAAAGATATATATTTTGATCTTGTGGATCATGACAAAGTCAGTAGTTTTCGAATTCAAAAGCAGATGCCTTTCCATCTTTTTAAG GAAGAAGTTGCTAAAGAGTTTGGTGTATCCGTACAATTTCAACGCTTTTGGCTGTGGGCCAAACGTCAAAACCATACATATCGTCCTAATCGGCCATTAACACTTTTGGAGGAAAACCAATCTGTAAATAAT GTTGGACAGTTGAGGGAAGCCTCAAATAAGGTTCATAATGCTGAACTTAAGTTGTTCTTGGAAGTAGAACTTGGGCCG GATTTATGTCCCAAAGCTCCACCTTACAAGACAAAGGAAGATATATTGCTTTTTTTCAAGCTTTATGATCCTGAAAAAGAAGAGCTACG TTATGTTGGTAGGCTTTTTGTAAAGACTAATGGTAAGCCAACAGAAATATTGACAAAATTAAATGAGATGGCTGGCTATGCTCCTGATGAAGAGATTGAACTTTATGAG GAAATTAAGTTTGAGCCCAGTGTAATGTGTGAACCAATTGACAAGAAATCAACATTTCGAGCTAGTCAG CTTGAAGATGGAGACATTATTTGCTTTCAGAAATCTCCCTTGGTTGAAACTGATGAACAGTTCCGCTGTACTGATGTTCCAACATTTTTGGAATATGTGCATAATCGCCAA GTAGTTCACTTTCGGTCTCTAGAAAATCCCAAGGAAGATGATTTCTGTCTGGAGTT GTCAAAGCTTCATACTTATGATGATGTTGTTGAAAGAGTGGCTCAGCACATTGGGTTAGATGATCCATCGAAAATAAGAATGACATCTCACAACTGTTACTCTCAGCAACCCAAACCCCAGCCTATTAAGTACAGGGGGGTTGACCATTTGTCTGATATGCTGGTCCACTACAATCAG ATTTCTGACATATTGTACTATGAAGTATTAGACATCCCTCTGCCAGAACTACAAGGTTTGAAAACTCTGAAAGTAGCATTTCATCACGCCAACAGGGATGAA GTGGTTATTCATACAATTAGATTACCAAAACAGAGCACTGTGGCAGATGTAATTAACGATCTGAAAACAAAG GTGGAGTTATCTCATCCAAATGCGGAACTCAGATTACTTGAAGTTTTCTATCACAAGATTTACAAG ATTTTTCCACCCAGTGAGAAGATTGAGAACATAAATGATCAATATTGGACTTTAAGGGCAGAAGAG ATCCCAGAAGAGGAGAAGAATCTTGGTCCCAATGATCGCCTCATTCATGTATACCATTTTACAAAAGAGACAGCTCAGAATCAGATG CAAATTCAGAACTTTGGTGAACCTTTTTTCTTTGTAATACATGAAGGGGAGACATTGGCAGAAATAAAAACGCGTATACAGAAAAAACTGCAAGTTCCAGATGAGGAGTTCTCTAAG TGGAAATTTGCATTTCTTTCTCTTGGTCGTCCGGAGTACCTTCAGGACTCTGATATTGTGTCCAGCCGTTTCCAG